The following proteins come from a genomic window of Diorhabda carinulata isolate Delta chromosome X, icDioCari1.1, whole genome shotgun sequence:
- the LOC130902505 gene encoding putative mediator of RNA polymerase II transcription subunit 26 codes for MKLLLLISLVTVCYSFPTYLTRKCSVDIDGTITIQGENGRQITVHRNRQDLNKYDVILSYPYGMFQKHVVLQVNADEMNTFIQLFSKYENLMEEKTYRRLSEEVHMLYRAGAIHPKAYSILQFLDHHLFSEHVDQEILIDNESTRDNKRQEEGEERARTPIDRVKWLQRKVEDYQVHQDESLHRIMQTYLPEHFLDQRSMDSFKQVLNDMLRDLERHESSTLTHENIRYFIKRHFEENRLTHEEFNNLVQALHQLQFEQYPWERQHMQHNHESDRDHSLEHQREPSKEERNHEYSQRQQEHPATRDRQQEYENTYHPGHVNDYRQSAVPRDVDRQFWHDSNRFTDIFGNRRYVDY; via the coding sequence ATGAAGCTTTTACTTCTCATCTCGTTAGTTACCGTTTGCTATTCGTTTCCAACGTATTTGACTAGAAAATGTAGCGTTGATATAGATGGAACAATTACAATCCAAGGAGAAAATGGGAGACAGATAACAGTGCACAGAAATAGACAAGATTTGAACAAGTACGATGTAATTTTGAGTTATCCATATGGTATGTTCCAAAAACACGTGGTTTTACAAGTGAATGCCGATGAAATGAATAcgtttattcaattattctCGAAATATGAGAATCTAATGGAAGAAAAAACTTACAGGAGATTATCTGAAGAAGTACATATGTTATACCGCGCTGGAGCTATACATCCAAAAGCTTATAGCATCTTACAATTTTTAGATCATCATCTTTTTTCAGAACATGTAGACCAAGAAATACTCATTGATAACGAGAGTACTCGAGATAATAAACGCcaagaagaaggagaagaaaGAGCAAGAACTCCCATTGATCGTGTAAAATGGCTCCAACGAAAAGTCGAAGATTATCAAGTACATCAAGATGAATCTTTACATCGTATTATGCAGACTTATCTTCCAGAACATTTCTTGGATCAAAGATCAATGGACAGTTTTAAGCAAGTTTTAAATGATATGCTGAGAGATTTGGAACGCCATGAATCTTCAACCTTGACTCACGAAAATATCagatattttatcaaaagaCATTTTGAAGAGAATCGTCTGACGCATgaagaattcaataatttgGTTCAAGCACTACATCAGCTGCAATTTGAACAGTATCCATGGGAGAGGCAACATATGCAACATAATCATGAAAGTGATAGGGATCATTCATTGGAACATCAAAGAGAACCATCTAAGGAAGAACGGAATCATGAATATTCTCAACGACAACAAGAACACCCAGCGACACGTGATAGGCAACAGGAATATGAAAATACCTATCATCCCGGACACGTAAACGACTATAGGCAATCAGCGGTTCCAAGAGATGTTGATCGTCAATTCTGGCATGATTCCAATAGATTTACGGATATCTTCGGAAACCGTCGATATGTcgattattga